From a single Nicotiana tomentosiformis chromosome 2, ASM39032v3, whole genome shotgun sequence genomic region:
- the LOC138904751 gene encoding uncharacterized protein yields the protein METDCITYMQKCHQCQIHVDMIRVPPNELNATSVPWPFSAWGMDVIGPIEPAASNGHRFILVAIDYFTKWVEAASYKSAANERSCRGRQQEHQLGQILTYYKKWHEKLPFALLGCRTTVHTSTGENTYLLVYGTEAIIPAEVEIPFLRIIQEAELSDAEWVQSRYEQLAIIDGKRMNAICHGQLYQNIIVRAFNKKVRPRQFTSG from the exons atggaaacagactgcatcacaTATATgcagaagtgtcaccaatgccagatacatgttgatatgatacgagtgccacccaatgaactcaacgCAACAAGTGTGccctggcctttctccgcttggggcatggatgtcatcggcccaatcgaacccgctgcttcaaatgggcataggttcattctagtggccatagattatttcacaaaatgggttgaagccgcatcttacaaaAGC GCTGCAAATGAAAGGAGCTGTAgaggccgccaacaagaacatcaactGGGGCAAATCCTTACCTATTACAAGAAATGGCACGAGAAGTTGCCATTTGCTCTGCTCGGGTGTCGTACCACGGTTCACACTTCAACTGGGGAAAATACTTAcctattggtttatggcactgaagcaATTATTCCTGCTGAAGTAGAAATACCTTTTttgagaattatacaagaagccgagctcagcgatgcagaatgggtacAGAGCCGCTATGAACAACTGGCTATCATTGATGGGAAGAGAATGAATGCAatatgtcatggtcaactctatcagaaCATAATTgtaagagctttcaacaaaaaagtcagaccaaggcaattcacatcaggatga
- the LOC138904752 gene encoding uncharacterized protein produces the protein MDPLKSIFWKPMPTGKLAKWKILLSEFDIVYVTQKAIKGQALADHLAENLVDGEYEPLKTYFPDEVVSFVGEDITKAFDVWRMFFDEAENFKGVGIKAVLVSKTGQHYPVSAKLRFPYTNNMAEYKAYILGLRLAIDMNVQELLVIGDSDMLVHQVLGEWATKNTKILPYLHCVQELIKRFSKIEFKHVSRVQNAFADALDTLSSMIQHPDKNFINHIQIGIHKQPAYCAHVEEVSDGNSWFYDIKEYLAKGEYPEHATHTQKCTLRRLANHFFQNG, from the coding sequence atggatccattGAAATCTATCTTTTGGAagcccatgcctacgggtaagttagcaaagtggaaaATATTGCTAAGCGAGTTTGACatcgtctatgtaactcagaaggcgatcaaaggacaagcattggcagatcatctggcagaaaatctcgtagacggagaatacgaaccattgaagacATATTTTCCCGATGAGGTTGTGTCGTTCGTGGGAGAAGATATCACCAAAGCATTTGATGTTTGGAGAATGTTCTTTGACGAAGCagaaaacttcaaaggagtaggtatcaAAGCAGTTTTGGTATCAAAAACCggccaacactatccggtatctgcaaaactcaggtttccatacaccaacaatatggcagaatataagGCTTAtatcttgggactcaggttggccattgacatgaatgttcaAGAGCTACTGGTAATTGGAGATTCCGATATGTTGGTGCATCAGgttttaggagaatgggctacaaagaacaccaaaatattgccatatttgcactgtgtacaagagctgatcaaaAGGTTCAGCAAGATAGAATTCAAGCATGTTTCGAGGGTTCAGAATGCGTTCGCAGATGCATTAGAcactttgtcttccatgatacaacatccagacaagaatttcattaaTCATATCCAAATAGGAATCCATAaacagccagcttattgtgctcatgttgaagaagtgAGCGATGGAAACTCGTGGTTCTAcgacatcaaggaatatttggCAAAGGGAGAATATCCAGAGCACGCCACCCATACTCAGAAATGCACACTTCGAAGATTAGCCAACCACTTCTTTCAAAATGGATGA